The genome window TTCTCCGCCGGAAACCGCAACCTTGGACATCAGGGATCCGGCATACTCAAAAGAGGTGACCGGCTGTCCGTTCAGCTGCAGCCAGGCCTGCCGAACCGGACGCATGCCCTGCTTTGCACAGTAGGAGAGATCCAGCCAGTATTCCAGTCCGCCGTACTCACCGGATTCGAAGAACCAGCGGCATCCGGGAATCTCTTCCGGAGAGGTGACCGCAGTAAAGGTGCCGTCCTCTTTCTGAATGTACAGGGAGGCTTTTTTGATCCTTTCCCAGGTGGCACCGGGAGCGGAATCCACCACATGGACCTTTGTTCCGTCCTCACTCAAGCCGTCTGCCAGGGCGATATGCCCGATGACGATCATGAAGCTGAACCGGCAGCCCTGTTTAAACCAGGTGGTCAGTTCCTTTTCAGATTCGATCAGGTCCTGGTGGGTCTGGAAACCGAACCGGTCTCCCGCTGTGAAAAGGAGGCGTTCATTGTCGGTCCCCCGGCCTTCGATATACATACCGGAGTATCTTTCCGCCAGCTTATCCGGCAGGACGTCCTCTCCGGTGACCCCCATCCGCTGCAGCACATGGCTCAGCGTGAAAATGGCACAGCCGGCTTTCTCCAGCGAACGGTGATGCTTCTTCGAATACGTCTTGTTATGCCACCAGCCGTCTTTCTGGCTGTAGAGGACATCCTCGCCCTCCTGAACGGGAACGGAACCGGATACGGGAATGGTCACGCTGACAGTTTCTGTGTCCTTCTTTCCGTATACGATGGTCGCGGTCAGGGTGTAGTTGGCCTGTTCCCGCGGACGGAAGGAAGCTGTGAAATGCGTGCAGTCCTCGCCTTTGAATACGGTGCCGCTTTTCGTACTCAGCGTATAGCGCACGGCGACGGCGCCTTCCCGTTCCGGCTCAACCGTCACGTCTATGTATTCCCCTGCCTTCGGATTCTCCGGGGAGAAAGTGATCGCGGCTTCCGCAGCGGCGGTGGCACCGGCCAGCACCAGCAGCAGGACTGCCAGGCAGAGGAGGAGTTTCCCGAATCTGTTCATCTTCATTAATACCCGTTCTGTGGTCCGTGTTGACTGAACCGGGCAGGCCGCCAGGCTCATAACACGCCTATTATATCAAAGAGAATGGTTGAAAACAAGCAAGTGCATACAGATTTGCATTTGTTTACAGGGGAAGGGTGTATTGACATCCGCCGGGGGATACCCTATTCTTGAACAGAAAGCATAAAAAAGCCAAAGGAGAAGACGTCAGATGAAGAAAGCCTTTGTCAGGGGAGCCAATCCCTATATGCCCCTGTGGGAGCATGTACCGGACGGAGAGCCGCGGGTGTTTACCCATAACGGGGAAACCCGGGTTTATGTATACGGATCGCATGACACGGAACGGACGCAGTACTGCGGCACGGATTATGTGGTCTGGTCGGCGCCGGTTACGGACCTGACAGATTGGAAATGCCACGGCGTCTGCTACCGGGCGGAAGATAACAGCATTCTCTATGCGCCGGACGTGGTGCAGAAGGAAAATACCTACTATATGTACGCGGCGGAGCAGAAGGGCTCCCGCATCGTTGTGGCCAAATCTGATAAACCCTGGGGTCCCTTCACGGATCCGGTGCTGACAGAGCT of Aristaeella lactis contains these proteins:
- a CDS encoding SH3 domain-containing protein; the encoded protein is MKMNRFGKLLLCLAVLLLVLAGATAAAEAAITFSPENPKAGEYIDVTVEPEREGAVAVRYTLSTKSGTVFKGEDCTHFTASFRPREQANYTLTATIVYGKKDTETVSVTIPVSGSVPVQEGEDVLYSQKDGWWHNKTYSKKHHRSLEKAGCAIFTLSHVLQRMGVTGEDVLPDKLAERYSGMYIEGRGTDNERLLFTAGDRFGFQTHQDLIESEKELTTWFKQGCRFSFMIVIGHIALADGLSEDGTKVHVVDSAPGATWERIKKASLYIQKEDGTFTAVTSPEEIPGCRWFFESGEYGGLEYWLDLSYCAKQGMRPVRQAWLQLNGQPVTSFEYAGSLMSKVAVSGGESQRVNTRDLTWTTNGSDTPQLALVTGKKGAALLDGNGKKKAGISKAIPYGTMVFVLETTDKQFYIPWRDSFGYISRDAAELISISEDSFRTGLVSLNGRTAGTAPITVRKEPSAKAKSIGEWKPGTPVAVLGQDGEFYLVEGKGLRGWINNKYLTLEGAENDGQKIDKGE